The following coding sequences are from one Geothrix sp. window:
- the fliM gene encoding flagellar motor switch protein FliM, producing the protein MAKILSQEEVDALLKSHTKPAGKASSAAGGDRGAAPAPAKKAQVQRKVTLYNFRRPDRVSREQMRSLHFMHDRFARNFSSSLSAYLRTITEVNLVSVEQLSYQEFLLSVPDPTCFNAISIKPLEGALALEVNPTLVFPIIDKMLGGPGEPLKQLRTMTDIEQSIFDGVLKLVLEDLREAWRGIIDLDFRIQARETSPQLIQIVAPNEVVLLVVFEVKMGPVSGMINLAIPSIILEPISTKFDQEMFTGYKKSSSFEEARLLMASLKRCGMEAAAEIRGTSLSMEEVLQLKTGDLIPLTKRFDAELDLCVDGIPRFMGLVALNPNGKRVFQVTGSRSEG; encoded by the coding sequence ATGGCCAAAATCCTAAGCCAAGAGGAAGTAGACGCACTACTTAAGTCCCACACCAAGCCGGCTGGGAAGGCTTCGTCCGCCGCGGGGGGAGACCGGGGTGCGGCACCAGCCCCGGCAAAAAAAGCCCAGGTTCAGCGCAAGGTCACCCTCTACAACTTCCGCCGTCCCGACCGGGTGAGCCGCGAGCAGATGCGGTCGCTCCACTTCATGCACGACCGTTTCGCCCGGAATTTCTCCAGCTCCCTGAGCGCCTACCTCCGCACCATCACCGAGGTGAACCTGGTGAGCGTCGAGCAGCTCAGCTACCAGGAGTTCCTGCTCTCCGTCCCCGATCCCACCTGCTTCAACGCCATCTCCATCAAGCCCCTGGAAGGCGCGCTGGCCCTGGAAGTGAACCCCACCCTGGTGTTCCCCATCATCGACAAGATGCTGGGCGGCCCCGGTGAGCCCCTGAAGCAGCTGCGCACCATGACCGACATCGAGCAGAGCATCTTCGATGGCGTGCTGAAGCTGGTGCTGGAGGACCTGCGCGAAGCGTGGCGGGGCATCATCGATCTCGATTTCCGCATCCAGGCGCGGGAGACCAGCCCCCAGCTCATCCAGATCGTGGCCCCCAACGAAGTCGTGCTGCTGGTGGTCTTCGAAGTGAAGATGGGCCCGGTGAGCGGCATGATCAACCTGGCCATCCCCAGCATCATTCTCGAGCCCATCTCCACCAAGTTCGACCAGGAGATGTTCACGGGCTACAAGAAGTCCTCGAGCTTCGAAGAAGCCCGCCTGCTCATGGCCAGCCTGAAGCGCTGCGGCATGGAGGCCGCTGCCGAGATCCGCGGCACCAGCCTCAGCATGGAGGAGGTCCTCCAGCTGAAGACCGGCGACCTCATCCCGCTGACCAAGCGCTTCGATGCGGAGCTGGACCTCT